A genomic segment from Gadus morhua chromosome 4, gadMor3.0, whole genome shotgun sequence encodes:
- the exd3 gene encoding LOW QUALITY PROTEIN: exonuclease mut-7 homolog (The sequence of the model RefSeq protein was modified relative to this genomic sequence to represent the inferred CDS: inserted 1 base in 1 codon; substituted 1 base at 1 genomic stop codon) — translation MDEVAEGIDPNVLRLEIAILWNNKAWAGLRAAASQGFSQVARPLEALLTILEGCAAYKKPADLKQRVLLEFQQWLKDHPQVSGEPGVAPEEQALPLRQRALELVTERLPGVANPIIDIYQLRLMEPAALTQHVARLKGLSLHCEAAAFSVKMGLQLALDMEDMCIPLLLQDKVTLAESXVYGHPHLELRLVTLLDSWLXPAHTTQDFLSGYGRCEQQTHPQCHLTSKVLSKHVFRLIGKFNIDPALCHHSVHMRKKGTLRFLMEKRFKWKDIDQENWCDHTKAIIADDPEMQIYLDALLTNYTSSKHAAHLSKIVRGGPNAQKSCLNATTQEWAVPKHHSDRYYQLPISRDNIHFLGTVEDLQQCRELVFKEGGTVGVDMEWRAGFGCVVPQRVALIQLAVLDQVFIVDMCSADLWQHPSTLDFMKSFLCDTKVRKLGYDLGGDLKYLQTTWSLPEPLKMARVLDLHSVHQEIKRLKVKRTAEKGLSQLVQHVLGKPLDKREQLSYWERRPLHPSQIRYAATDAFCLLEVFSAVGREPSRYGLTPEKLAV, via the exons TGCTCACCATCCTGGAGGGCTGCGCCGCCTACAAGAAGCCCGCCGACCTCAAACAGAGGGTCCTGCTGGAGTTCCAGCAGTGGCTCAAGGACCACCCACAGGTCAGCG GTGAACCTGGCGTCGCTCCTGAAGAGCAGGCCCTGCCCCTGCGCCAGCGCGCCCTGGAGCTGGTGACGGAGCGCCTGCCTGGGGTGGCCAACCCCATCATAGACATCTACCAGCTCCGGCTGATGGAGCCGGCGGCCCTCACCCAGCACGTGGCCCGGCTGAAGGGCCTCAGCCTGCACTGCGAG GCGGCGGCGTTCAGTGTGAAGATGGGATTGCAACTCGCGCTGGACATGGAAGAT ATGTGCATCCCCCTCCTACTACAGGACAAGGTGACGTTAGCGGAGT TTGTGTACGGACATCCTCACCTGGAGCTCCGTCTGGTCACCCTGCTGGACTCCTGGTTGTGACCCGCGCACACCACCCAAGACTTCCTCAGCGGGTACGGCCGATGTGAACAGCAAACACATCCACAGTGCCAT TTGACGTCAAAGGTTCTTTCCAAGCACGTATTTCGACTTATTGGGAAGTTCAACATTGACCCag CCCTGTGTCACCACTCGGTGCACATGAGGAAGAAAGGCACCCTGCGATTCCTCATGGAGAAGAGATTCAAATGG AAAGATATTGATCAGGAAAACTGGTGCGACCACACAAAG GCAATTATAGCAGATGACCCTGAGATGCAAATATATCTGGACGCACTTTTGACAAATTATACTAGTTCAAAACATGCAGCCCATTTGTCAAAGATTGTCAGAGGTGGACCAAACGCACA AAAGTCTTGTCTGAATGCCACAACCCAGGAGTGGGCCGTGCCAAAGCATCACTCTGACCGCTACTACCAGCTGCCCATCAGCAGAGACAACATCCACTTCCTGGGCACTGTGGAGGACCTGCAGCAGTGCCGAGAGCTGGTGTTCAAG GAAGGCGGGACGGTGGGGGTGGACATGGAGTGGCGGGCGGGCTTCGGCTGTGTGGTGCCCCAGCGCGTGGCCCTGATCCAGCTGGCCGTCCTGGACCAGGTCTTCATAGTGGACATGTGCTCCGCGGACCTCTGGCAGCACCCCAGCACCCTGGACTTCATGAAGTCCTTCCTATGCGACACCAAGGTCCGGAAGCTAG GCTATGATCTGGGAGGAGACCTCAAGTACCTCCAGACCACCTGGTCTCTCCCGGAGCCCCTGAAGATGGCCCGTGTGCTGGACCTGCACTCGGTTCACCAAGAG ATAAAACGATTGAAAGTCAAGCGCACGGCGGAAAAAGGCCTGAGTCAACTGGTGCAGCACGTCCTGGGAAAGCCACTGGACAAGAGGGAACAGCTGTCCTACTGGGAGCGGAGGCCCCTCCACCCGAGCCAGATTAGATATGCAG CCACGGACGCGTTCTGCCTCCTGGAGGTGTTCTCCGCGGTCGGCAGGGAGCCCTCCCGCTACGGGCTGACCCCCGAGAAGCTCGCCGTCTGA